The window ttgcatttgctgaggctggctttgaacttgcaattctcctcctcagccttcaaagccgctgggattacaggcatgcgccactgtgcccagcaaacctcttaggtttttttttttgttgttgttgttccaataGTAAAAATAACATACTCATTGTAAAATTGTTAGAGAAGATATTCAACTCTGGAGTATAAACCATGAGGAGCACTTGCAGCCCTAAAGTTCCCTACCTGACGCTTGCTGCTTTGTTCTGAGGACAGCAGGACTCTGCTTCCCTCCTAATGAGGCCTTGCCCAGCTCCCCTGTGCCCCCGAGGCCTGTTTTATTCTCAGTGTTCATTGGCACCCAGGCAGGTCTCCCAAAACCCCTGTGGTGAGACTGACTGACTGCAGCGTGGGACGGGTGGTGGGCCCCGCTCCTTCCTCCAgttctcccctcccaccctgtgTCCTCCTCTGTTGGCCGGGTCCTCCCATCTTCCCCACCTGGTGCCCCCTCTTCCAAGATGCAAAAGATTCATTTCAGGGTTGCCTGGCCTTGTGGTtcggtcacaccatttgtgtgcACTAATCCCCGCTCTCCCAGGCTCTTGCACTGGCTTGCTCTGAAGAGTCTTAAGAACCTTAAAGCCTTCAAAATGTGACCATCTGGGCCAACCCTGCTGAGGAAGTTGGCATAGCAGTTAATCACCTGCGCCCCCACAGTGGGCTCTGCTCCACTCAGGTGTGTGAAATGGGGTCTGGGCTTCTCACAATGAGGTTTCTCCTCACACGTCCAGGCACCAGCCTTCAAATGCCTCCCAGGACATACACCGGTGGCCAGAGCCTGGTAACTCTCCTCCCCATCCATCTGTCCAGGGAGTGATGGAATGACCCTGAACTAGGACTCAGGGACCAGAGTTTCCAGAGTGATCTTGGGTGGGTGATGGGCAAGCCAGGTAATCTCCAAAGTCCCCTCCAGTTTGAGTGCTGAGAGGTGCCACTCTCTTCTCCCAGTTCTCTATCCACAGCAGGAACAGCACTTAAGGCACACATCACCTGGCTGTCTGTTCTAGCCCAGCTCACTGCTAATGGGCCTGAGGCCTTGGGCCAGCTCCCCTCCCTGACTTCTTTCATGAGTGTGCCTGGCACCGATCAGCACTGTGAGTGTGGCCATCCCTAGGGTGTGCATTGTTCAGACCTCCCTCGTGTCTGACTGGAAGTGACTGCAGCTCCTCCTCCTTTGCTCCCATCCTGGCAGGGTGTTAAGAAGAGGCTAGGACAGAGGCAGAGCCACTGTGGAAAGCTGCAGGTTCTGGGTGGTGGAGGCTCTTGGTTGGGATCCTGGGGTGGTGGGCGGAGGAAGGGAGCCCAGGAAGAGGGCCCCAGCTGCCACAGCCTCAGAGCAGAGCAGGCTGGGTGGGGCAGAAGCACCGGTAGGGTGAGGCCTTGGCAGTCACTTAATCTAGCTGGGTCAGAGTCTTGCCTTGCCTCCAGCCCACGGTAACCATAAAGGGACAGGGTCTGGGTAGAGTGCAGCAATTGTTTTGATGAACTTCTCTGCAAAAAAGACTCATAAGATAGAAAATCAGAAcacagaaaacattatttttctgattttactaGTCGAAGGGAAGgttataaaataagacaaaaaaaaaaaaaaagtctcatgaGGCTTCAGCTTGGTAATGAACCCAGAGAGACAGAAATGTAAACACAAACCGCTCCCAGCTAAACTCTAGAACTTTCAGAATAGAGCAGCTTCCACACACACAACAGTAAAATGAAACTGGTCTGCAGAGTTAGTCTATATCCAGCTCCGATCAAGAAGCTCTTTCCTTTCAGCTCAGCCCGGAGTGGGGCAGAGCTGGGGTCCACAGAGTCGCTGCACCTTCCCGGCAGGGAGGCCATGGCGGTTCTGATGGGTTTGGCTTCCAGGGCTGCTCAGGCTGCCCAGTCTGCTTCATTCTGTGGCCTTCTGGTGGATCTGCTGGAGCGCAAGGGAGGCAGGCTGGCTGTGGCCTCTGCCCATCTCCTCTGACCCACTAGAAAAACACCCTTTTGACTCACTGCACTTTGCTGTTATCAGCAGGAAACCCAACGACGCCGAGGGAGCCTGACCACTGCTCAGAGGAGCCAGCCAGCTCAGGTACTCAAAACCCAGCTTTGCCATTTAGAAAACAGTCAGGAAAAAGGCTACAGAGAGAATTTATTAGCCATCTCACACTCTGTTCCCTCTGGAAGTTTCGGTtgtcttgatttttttggtgCCAACTGTTGGTTGCTGTGTTCGGGTGTCTGACTCACCCAGGAAAAGGGCTGGCTTTCCAGCCCTCCTGTGCTCGCCACAGCACCGCAAGTAGCAGCCTCCCCGTCACAGACTCCCCATCCTGCCTGGCTGACCTCTGTCGTCAGCCTGGGACCACCAACGAACAGTGCCAGCAGGCTCTTCAGGAAACTTGGGGACTGCCGGAGAGGATCTGGGAGGCAGAGCCTGAGGGAGGAGCAGAAGTGAGGTGCTGcccagagaagaggaaggagaggaggagcagcGCACCCTCCGGAGGGCCCGAGGAGGTCTTCAGTGGAGATCTCAGGGAACAGGGGTGGTTCGGGCAGGAGCCCCAGAcccaaggcacagagaagtttGAAATGTCCAGGATAAATAGAACCATACAGGGAGGAGAAAAGCCAGCTCCATCCCTCTGTTAAAAACAGTCGCCATGGGCaccaaatatatattaatatctgtacatttgtcatcttttaaaaaaggaaataaaacctcCCTGGcaccttgattttttaaaaaatgaggtgaTACACGAAGAGGCCTCCTGTGTGCACCTGTGTACACAAACGAGTGGCACACCTATTTGAGCACGCACAGAGTAGTGCagcacacacaaatgcacacggCTGTGCACGCATGCGTGGCCTGCAGGCACACAAGCCTCCGCCAGCGCCCACGTGGGTCTTTGCAGGGTGCTTCTCGCCAGTGTTCTTGACTCTGCTATCCAAGGGGACCTGCAGCCTCTGTCCTGCACTCAGGGCCCAGGGCCACAGGATCCCCTCTCACCGCATTTCCTCTGTGAAGGAACTCCTGGTGCCTGTCTCTGTAGGTGGCAGCTGCTAATCCGTTGGCCTCACCCCTACCCAGATGTCTGCGTCTTTCAGGTGCAGATCAACTCTACCCATAAGACAAACAGGGAAATAGCATCAGCCTGAGTGAGGGGGACTGCACGGACTCCAGTCCTGATGTCAGGGTTGTGAGGAGAGGCCACAGGAGGGCGGACTGGCTGGGCAGCAAGCCTGAGCTGCTCAGAGGTGGGGACTGCCCTGCAGTAGGGATGTCACAGTGTTCTGCAGGGCCACAGCCACCTTCTTGGAGGTCTTGCGCAGCAGCGGGCTGTCAGGGTGGTGCTCCTTCAGGTGCAGGATGTGGCCCTCCTGGCTCTCAGACGTGCAGCCACACTCCTCGCACACATACAGCTTGGCCCGGCGCTCCTTATACGCATACTTCTGCTGCACGCCATGGATCTTCTTGAGGTGAGACTCCAGGGAGCAGCGCTGGGTGAAGGCCTTGTCACACAGGCTGCACTTGTAGGGTCTCACACCTAAGCAAGACAGGGGCCAGCATCAGAGACCTGACAAGGGACCTTGGAGCCTGTCAGCAGCATCCAGACACAGAAAGGTCAGAACATCTGACTCAGGCAGAGGGATGGATGAAGCCTGTCCATCACCACTTTTCCCGAGTGACTCTCAAATCAAGTCCACATCCCTGATCTCAGGAGGACTTCTACCCTGAGCTGCAGGGTGCCCCTCCCACCATGGAATCTTCCCACATGGCCTGGGTCAGGCAGTCCTGGGGTGCTCCCTCCTGGCCTGGGCCTGTGCTTACCAGTGTGGGTTCGGACGTGTCTCTTGAGGTCAAAGGTATCGTTGAAACCCTTCCCACAGTATGTGCACAGGTGCCTCTTAACATCATTGTGACATTTCATATGGCGATTCAGCATACGCTGGTAGGTGAAGGCCTTCTGGCAGATGTGGCAGGTAAAGAGGTCTCCACTAGGACTGTCCCCCAGGGTCACCTGTGGGCAAGGACAGTATTGTGACAAACATCCAGAATTTGGGACTGCCAACCCCTAGCCCTGAGGAAAGCAGTGTCTATGTCCACAGGCCACAGCCCTGGGCCCTCTGCTCAAAGATGGGCAGTTTAGGGGCTCAAAGGAACCTCTGTGTCATGGGTCCAGGATCCTGCTTGGTTCCTGAGTTCCCTTTTGAGGCCATCACCCAGGCCCTCCTTAACCACTGGAGACAGGCAACTGAACTACCCAGAGACAGCTGTTCGTCCAAAGACAACTTCACTCTTTATGGAGGCTAAATCTGCATGTCTCTAGTGTCTATTAATTCATTCCTGTTCTGCCTCTGTGACAGAGTAGATGACTACCCAGGGAAAGGGTCTCGATTGCAGCCTACAGACTGAAGCATGCAGCAAGACTAGAATCTGGCCCAGGCCAGCCAGCTCCCTGGTTCACTTGAGCCAGGTGGCATGGTGTGGGTCAAACCCCTGTGCCATCCATCCTCTGGCCTGTAAATCTTTCTGATGTTTTTCTAATTATGGAAGATTTCAAATTTATACAAAAGTATGGAGACAATATCACAAGCCTGTGCCTGTTCCTTCTCTTCTACCCTGCTTCCCCTTGCCTTGTCCATTTGAAGCAAGACCTGGGTACATGTAACACCTTGGAAAGTATGCTGCTCAGAGTGGCTACAGCAGCTCCCCAGGTGAGATCAACACAGGAGTGGCTGAACAGCCAGGATGATGGAGTCTCTACTCTCACATCTGTTACCATCCAGAGGGTGCTTGTGCTCTGTGGGTGGCCTGTCTCTGGCCGCTCCTCCTGAGATCCTGGGCCTCTGTCGCACTACACCTCCCATTTGGCACCTGGGAAATGTCAGGATGCAGTCCTCCAACTCCTCTACTCTCCCCACCCACAGGGGTCCAAGAGTCAGGGGAAGGGCATCAGGGGCACAAAGAGCACCATGTTCCCTCCCAGTTGCAATATGGTGTTCCAGTCTTTGGTGACACAGGACATCACTAAAGGAGCACCCTTCCCTAGATCACTGTGCAGATGCTGCCCCACCCTGGAGTTTCCGGAGTGCAGACCCAGGCAGGCTGGGCCTGCTGTTGGTGCTGTCCTTGGGAGCAGGGGCACCTGCGCTGCCTCGTGCCTGTACTGTGTAGGGTGCCGGGGCTGCTCACCCAGGCCCAGCTCTAGTCATGTCCTTAGACACTGATCAGGCTGGAGACACAGATCTGGGCAAGGTGGTTGCTGCTTCAGGGAATAGTTAACTGCTAGGCCACTCAGACCTCATGCTCAGTGCGACCCAGACAGGAGATGCAGCCAGGCCAGACTCCTGCCTCTCTGCCTTGGGGGGCTCTTCCTACAGCTCTCCTTGCTGCTTGTGGCCAGACAAACCATGTGGTCAGTGGCCGTTCTCACTTCAGACTTACGTCTCTTCCATCTGTGCTGCAGTTAAATTCTTCTCTGCAGAAGCCTTGGCCCAGGGCCCAGGTCAGTCTGCCTACATTTCATTGGCTCCATATCTCATGGGCTGGACATAGGTCTCCATATGTGCCCCTGGTCCCTGAGACAATGTGACAGTCGTTACCTTCATCTTGGTGCGTAGGAAGCCCTGATCTCTGCTTTGGGGGTCAGTCAGGCGGCCCACATCTTCAGAGGGCAGCTGGGCCACCACGCAGGCTCCTGGGGCCGTACTATAGCTGGAGTCCCGAAGGCTCATGTCCAAAGCCAGGGGGCAGGAAGGGGGTTCGGCCACTGATGGCTCTGGCTCCCGGTAGGGCTGTGGTGGGCAGAAGCCCAGGCTGACTGTGGAGAGAACAGCCgggtgaggatttcaggaaggTTCTCCAGCAAGAAGGTGGCTAGAGCCTCTGTTCCAGCTCTCACAGGCATGTATAGAGTGGGGCTTCTCCCAACCACCACGTGCTACGCCTCCCTTCTGCCCCATTAAGGTAATTACAGGTGACGCCAGCCAAGCGCCACTGCCCGCTGAGTAATTTGTGTCTTAGCGGAACTGGGAGGACCAAACTGCCCTGCCAATTATGGCTGCAGACCTATCGGCCTGCCCCACCTGGGCCAGTCCCTCTGGATTCCAAGCTTGTGTGTGCTCCTGCTGGGACAAAGGGCACCACTGGAGGCCCTGGCCAAGGACAACTCCTTGAGAGTCATCCTGGCCCCAGAGGGTGATGGTCTGGGCCCCTTCAGGCCTCTCCCCCAGGCAGATTTAGCCATTGGCCTTGGGTTTTTAGGTGGTTCTAGACCCTTCCTCCTCTAGCCTGCTAGTCCCTGCTGTCATAGCCCATCAGGGCTCCAGGCTCCCaactccagcccagcccagctctgcaGGCAAACAGGCCaggtgggtggagagggaggaggtcagggagcagcaggTGGATGCTCGGGCAGCCTGCCTGGCGCTTATGCAACCCTCCCCCACAGCGGACCGCTTGCTGTGGCAGCCAGGCTGGGCTCCCTCAGGCAGTGGTGGCACCGATACCTGGCAGCCACTCCCTGCAGCAGACACATCACAGTAAACGGGCCAGGGAGGCTTGGCTGCAGACCCTCAGCCCTGGTCCTGATGAGAAGTGACCCAGAGGAGTCAAGTCTCGAAGCCAGCAGAGCTGGGCAAATGGtctaatatttcaattaaaatctcaGTACATCCTAAGGTCTGAACTTAAAACCTATAAATTTCAGAAAGACAAATCAAGAGGGACAGTCCTGGGACAGAAAGGATGAGGGAGCATGAGAGAGAGGTGCATATGGgatttcagtcccaccagcaaggtccTCTGCCCCGACCCCTCCACGCTGGAAAGACAGTGGTGAGGACCAGGGCAGGGCGGCTGCCCTCACCTCTCCTGCAGGACAGATGGGGATGTAGCAGAAGGAAGAGGACCGGGATAATGGAGGCTGGGTAAGTATGAGGGCACCGAAGTTTCGGGAGAGGCCCCAGATCTCGCCCCCTCAAAACACAACAAAGCTCTGACGGGGGAAGAATGTGCCTGCCCGCGCCCAGAACCCGTTCTACGGGCGCTGGCGTCCGTCTGTCCGGGGGACTTTAATGAGCCACCTCATTCCAGGGGTTGATTCACCAGCGCCAggccctggcctggcccctgAGCTGGCGCCCCACCTCTCTCTGAGCCACACAGGCTGGTGTCAGGCCCGAGCTCTGGGGGTCCAGCTGTCAGTGGCCTGTCTGCCCTCCTACGTCTGTGCACAGGGGACCAGGCTGGGTGAGCTGGGGCACAGCATTGGCAGCTACCGGTGCCAGCTTACCGGCCACTGATGACcttggccaagtattcaaaactGAACGGCAATTTCCATTTCTCAACCCAGGTGGACAAAACAGGGACCTCTACTCTCCTGGGTCTGTCAGTTTGGGATGTTGTGAATGAGGAGCCTGAAAACCCAAAGCCAGAACCCAGCTCTGTCTGCCTCGGAgcaaaggagagaggaggggcagCAGGTGAGATGAGTTAGTTTGAACTCAGAATGaactgtagagtgcttgcctagcacgagcTGGCCCTGAGTCTGATTCCCAgaacccccccaccccaaaaaaagttTTAGCCTGGCCTGggggcacacatctataatcccagagatttaggaggctgaggcaggaggatcacaagttcgaggccagcctgggcagcttagtaagaccctgcctcaaaataaaaaatgaaaaggactgggggtgcagctcagagaCAGCGCAAcgctaggttcaatcccccaccccaaaaaagaaaagaagtagaaaaaggggggctggggctggggctcagcggtagagcgctcacctagcacgtgcaaggccctgggttcgagcctcagcaccacacaaaaataaataaagatattgtgtccaactacaactaaaaaacttaacaaattaaaaaaagaagaagaagaagctgtCACACTTTGTTCTCTGGCTTCACTAGAGGGGAGGCTCATGGTTGGGGTCCTTGGGACCAACCCGTAGGGAGGCAATCCCGTGTCCTTTGTCTGCTTCTGCCCTTCCACACACACCTGACATAGCTGGTGCTGAGCATGGACAGGGTGAAGCCTCCCTGGGTTGGCTCTCTGTGCCACCTCTACCCTGAGCGAGGGGCAGGTAAGGCTGCTAGGGTGGGGATATTGCCTCATCCCGCCCACCCCGCCAAACCTGTCTCCCTGCCACCCCCGTGTGTCCCTGCTGGGCTGCATACACAGGAGTGCACATTAGCATGCCACACGTCTGAGTGTCACTGTGATAGGAGGCAGGAAGCAGAACTGGTCAGGCCCTGCTGGTGCTGCTCTCTGTTCCTTAATTAGATGTTTCCAACAAGGTGGTGGCTGCTGTGGCCACTCACTGCCCACCCACAGCTGTGGAGTGTGGTAAGGCCAAACTAgcctgcctcccctcctccctcaggaGCTCATGCTTTCCCTCCTATAGGCCCAATGTGCCTCCAGACCAGTCCAAAGCGATGGGATGGACAAAAAGGGACTTAGGTCCAGGGCAGCTGCCTATACAAGGGTCACATTCTGCCTTATCCTCCGAAAGTCCCCCCTCTTAAAACCGAGcatcatggcacatgcctgtaatctcagagactcaggaggctgaggcaggaggattgcaagttcaaagccagccttagcaatttagtgaggccctaaacaacttagtgagattctgtctcaaaaaaaaaaaaaaaaaaaattaaaagggctggggttgtggcacagtggttgagtgaccctgggtttaatcccctgtacaaaaaaaaatgttcccccTTTCTTGGGTTGAAAGTCACTGGCCCAAATAGTGGCTAGGATGCTAGGTCCTGCCCCATCAAAGGCCTTAGACAAGACTGGGCAGGAGGCCTGATCCCTGGCTCTCTGGGGAGAGAATGGGGAGAGCAAGTGAGGCAGATGTGAGGGTGCCCCACCTCCTGGGTGCTGACCACGCAGGTGCTGCTGGGGTCAACTCTCTTCTGGGTGTGTGCACAGCCCAGGCTGGTTTCAGGCAGCCTTGTACCCTTATCAACAAGGGCTGGGTTCCCCTGTGCCCAGTCCTGCAGGTCAGCTGGCAATCCTCTGAAAGGAGCGGTATCTGCTATCCAGCAGGGCAGCAGCCTGGGGACACATGGACCTATCTTTCGGCCTTCTGCTGCCATCTCTGTTGGGCGATATCTGCCCCATTCTTGATTGGTTTTCATTCAGTGTCCATGGTGAAGTCAAAACTGTGCCCTCTGTCCTCACACCAGTGTGTATGGCTTGGCCAGCCAGGAACTGCACTTCCTGTGGCAGCCTTCATCTTCCTGCCCAGCACAGGCCTGTGGGGCCCTATAGGATGCCAGAGGATGAACAATGGTAAAAAGGAACCCGACACCAATGATGGCCAGGCTTCAGTCCTCATCCTCTGTGCACCCAGGGCACTTGCTCTCACCTGCTCTCTTTCTGGGACAGTCTGGCAGCTTCTGCCACAGGACACCCAAGCTTGGGACAAACAGCTTAGCAGCTTCGGTGACAGTGTCCCATGGGACTGGTAGGAGTCCTACCAGTTAGGGCACAAGCTGCTCTTCTGTCCCATGCACTAACTGGCTGTCCCCTCCCAGCCTCTCTCCCAAGAGGACACAGCAAACCCACTCCACTGCCCAGCACTTCCAGAAGTCACTAGAACACTCATTGGAAACCTAGCTTCTCCCACCACTCCCACCCCTATTCTGGGGTCCAGAGCTGATTTTCTCTGCCTTTCTGACTCAGCCTGGAAAAAGAATGGTCAAGTCCCACACTGCTAACAGCAGAGCGAGGCCCAGCTGCATTATCTAAAGGAAACCCCGGGCTCCTGCAGCTCAGCCCCACTGGCCTCCTGGCCTTGTGCCCTGCTGCAGAACCAGCAGAAAGCGGCCGCTGGCAGCCAGAGGGGAGGCCCAGGAGTGGGAGTCTGGGGTTCTGGAAGAGGCCCCAGGGATGCTCCTGGAGTTCCAGCTTCCAGGACGGGTCTTTCCCCAGGTGCCTTCTTGACATCTAGACTTCACTCAGCAGGGGCCAGGCTTGGAGGGACGCATCATCCCTCCAAGTGGAAGTAACAGGTACAAGTACCCTGTTCATCCTCCAGAAACCAGCATCCTCCTGTTACTCCACAGTCAATACTGACACAACTGAGGAGAGAAGCCCACACCCCGGGAGGTGAGGGAAGATAAGGGGTCAAGGCCCCCAAGAGGGAGCATCCTATCCACTAACCTCCCCCTGATCCCAGGGCAGATGGGGCTCTCTTCTCCCTTGCCTGCATTCCAGACCCAGCTGACCAGGGCTTCCCCTTAGCTTTGGGAGGATAATGGGGGCTCAGGGAAAGATTCTGCCCTGGGAGAGGAACCTGTAGAATTCTGCCTGGGGGAGGAAGGCTGAGGTACTTATGAGACTGGGACTGGGCCCAGTACTTTCAGCCACTCATTCCAGGGAGCTTCTGATGCTCTGAGTGTCTCAAGGGCCCCGGCAGGAAGGTCAAAATTCAGACACCCGCATgttcccctgccctccctgggaAAGGGGTCAGTGCCTAGCTGGTCACAACGTGCTGAGAGTCTGTGAGGTGGGGGTGACGGAAACGTGCCCAGTCGACTCCTGGGGTCATGGTCGGTTGGTGATGGAATGGCCCAGCCAGAGGACAGGCCACCACATAACTGCCCCCTCCAGCCATCTGAAGCGTCCGAGCGTGGCCCAAGGACATtccctttctcattttcaaaaattGTGGGAAAATTCTCCAGTGGGTCAAGTGGCCTTTAGAGGTAAAACCTATGCCCTTTACTTGGCCCACAGAACTCTCATCCACTGCCAGAGCCACGGGGGCAAGTTTTACCATCGCCCTCGAGGTCAGCCTGCCCTCCATTCCAGGACCATCTTGCAGAGTGAGCATCTGTACACTCCTCCACCTGGACGGTAGTGGCAGATGAACTGTCCACCTAGGAGTCGTCCCCTGCCCCTGATGGGACAGTCCCGGAGCCCAGGTCTCTACTACCATTCCCACTTTGGCCACCAAAACTCTTATGGGGAAAATTGTTAGGACCCAAGGAAGTCAATGATTTGAACAAGCGGAATTTCTTTGTCCTTTGTAAAAGTCAATATGTGATCTGTTACTAAATGGGAtgtgaaataaaactaaaaataacagcACTCTGAGCTGGGCCCAAGGCTCAGCTCACCTTTAACACAGTCCAAGTTCAGTTTATCAGATCCCATGGAGCAGCTAAGCAGCAAGTCAAACATAGGTTGGGGAGGAGGTAGGAGCAAGGAAGGGGGTGGCCTCTCCCTGGTCCTTCCGGAGGTGGAGCACTGGCCAGCTGGTGAGGGAACACGGCCAGCTAAAAACTACAGTCCTAGCCCACTCCCACCTAGATAGGGAGAcactcatttccttttttgcctcagtttccctactgGGATGATTCCAATGTTTAAAGAGGCTACAGAAGGATGGCCCAGCCCCCATGAGATAAGCTTAAGCTGTGACACTTCCCACCCTGGCTTCAGGTCATAGGATCCTGGCAGCTCAGGCCACAAAAACCCTATCCCCAAGCCCCTGCCCCCAACAGTTTAATTCaagagggagactgaggcaagagccCTCACTGGCCCCTCATCTGATGCCCTCATTTCCTGACTTTCCTTAAGGCCCAGGCGATGCCAGGGAATCTGCAGATCAAGGGTCAAAGTCGGTTGGTTAATTACCACCTCTCCTTCCTTGGAGGCACTGGGCAAGGTATTGactgcagcccccaccccacccccaaggcTTCCTGACCAAAGATTTTgttgggggaagggggaggacaGAAGGAGCAAAAGCGTCCTCAGGGACCCTAGGAAGATGCCTCAAAGGAAGACAACTCGGGTTACTCATTCAAAGTGGACGCGGACTCTGTCTAGGCGTCTTCTCAAAATAAACTGGGTGCACCAGCTTCCCCGGGCTTGTCTTGGGCTGGGGGGTGCTCCTTAAAACTACTTTACGCTCCGTGTATCCTCTGCAAGGTTGAAGGATCGCGTTTCTAACAAAGGTGAGAACCGATCCCATCTTTGTCTCAAGGGCAGGCTGGGTGCAAGCGGGCGCCTTCTTATCCCGCTTGCGTACTGTGCGGACCGCGGGGCTAGAGCCGCAGGGCAACTTGGGGATACTCGCCCGCGTCCCCACCAGGCACCAGATTTGTGGCGGAGGGAGAAAGACCTATGGAAGCGGCTAAGGCTCAGAATCTAAGTGGCAAAGCCTCAGCTGAAACTCCATCTCGTTCCCTGCCCCCTAAAGTGGCATCGCTCCAGCGCCCTCCTCGCGCTTCATCAAAGTCTCGGCTTTCTGGATTTACGACTCGAGAGCCGAGGGTCGCCAGAGCGGTGACACACCCCGCTGCC is drawn from Urocitellus parryii isolate mUroPar1 chromosome 4, mUroPar1.hap1, whole genome shotgun sequence and contains these coding sequences:
- the Ovol1 gene encoding putative transcription factor Ovo-like 1 → MPRAFLVKKPCVSTCKRNWSELPDEERGEIYVPVSLGFCPPQPYREPEPSVAEPPSCPLALDMSLRDSSYSTAPGACVVAQLPSEDVGRLTDPQSRDQGFLRTKMKVTLGDSPSGDLFTCHICQKAFTYQRMLNRHMKCHNDVKRHLCTYCGKGFNDTFDLKRHVRTHTGVRPYKCSLCDKAFTQRCSLESHLKKIHGVQQKYAYKERRAKLYVCEECGCTSESQEGHILHLKEHHPDSPLLRKTSKKVAVALQNTVTSLLQGSPHL